The proteins below come from a single Candidatus Chlamydia sanziniae genomic window:
- a CDS encoding flagellar biosynthesis protein, translated as MTTPQSPGSPSAIDDVPETNMNWDTAFNKGFCQGEVEGYNKAFQELHSLIQIFRKLSVHMLAEVEKTVQQLKPDLLELTLLICEKFLYKKLENPEELALLLAAAVERYSSQRSLSPLKIFLHPEDLQKLKDWMATHELFIIKHAEFFPDISCKQAEYKMEIPQGIFRQEIGEELDHLLSLLTV; from the coding sequence GTGACGACGCCACAATCCCCTGGTTCTCCTTCAGCCATTGACGATGTCCCTGAGACTAATATGAATTGGGATACAGCGTTTAACAAGGGCTTTTGCCAAGGAGAGGTTGAAGGCTATAACAAAGCATTCCAGGAACTTCATTCCTTAATACAGATTTTTAGGAAACTTTCTGTTCATATGCTTGCTGAAGTTGAAAAAACTGTTCAACAGCTCAAGCCTGATCTTCTTGAACTCACCCTACTGATTTGCGAAAAATTTCTTTATAAAAAACTAGAAAATCCTGAGGAACTTGCTTTACTCCTTGCTGCAGCCGTAGAACGGTATTCCTCTCAACGATCGTTATCTCCTCTAAAAATATTTTTACATCCCGAAGACCTACAAAAACTTAAGGATTGGATGGCTACACATGAACTTTTCATAATTAAGCATGCGGAATTTTTCCCCGATATCTCATGTAAACAAGCAGAATACAAAATGGAAATTCCTCAAGGTATCTTTCGACAAGAAATTGGAGAAGAACTCGATCATTTGCTGTCTTTGTTAACCGTATGA
- a CDS encoding type III secretion system protein: MFFQNLKKKLAALGVSPLGFFLVVGAISCAMLFSKSSSTSKSLTPTKVEKTSNHWLKFSQTGNLRFMEALAKKEQLERDLTTFDSIMAAKVALALPLEEETENLLKLSVILTPQKDAFLTPSLLFSITDYLCSSVPGLHKENITLSDNLGNFYSPEPRSMNSLFFTTLENYLKKIFPKEHFAFSYLPSEEKPIVQFTINENYVNSLPKEESDKVINHAIHYLHQNCSDFCTIITERLPFAYQHRQHSGVSKFLIGCVILLSSLSIVALASLYLGWHAYERVSPEPKKIKRGINITKLVEIIQKEPPEKIALILSYLDPKKAEILLSRLPENLRNRVLKYKL; the protein is encoded by the coding sequence GTGTTTTTTCAAAACTTAAAAAAAAAACTCGCTGCATTAGGCGTCTCTCCTTTAGGGTTTTTCCTTGTTGTTGGAGCTATAAGCTGCGCTATGTTGTTTAGCAAATCTTCATCCACATCTAAATCTTTAACGCCTACTAAAGTAGAAAAAACTTCAAATCACTGGTTAAAGTTTTCACAAACAGGAAATCTTAGATTCATGGAAGCTTTAGCAAAAAAAGAACAGCTAGAAAGGGATCTTACAACATTCGACTCTATTATGGCTGCTAAAGTGGCTCTTGCACTGCCGTTAGAAGAAGAGACAGAGAATCTTTTAAAACTTTCTGTCATTCTGACGCCTCAAAAAGATGCATTTCTCACACCATCTCTTCTCTTCTCAATTACTGATTACCTTTGCAGTAGCGTCCCTGGATTACATAAAGAAAATATTACCCTATCTGATAATTTGGGAAATTTTTATTCCCCAGAGCCTAGAAGTATGAACTCTCTTTTCTTTACAACATTAGAAAACTATCTTAAGAAGATTTTCCCCAAGGAACATTTTGCGTTTTCCTATCTTCCTAGTGAAGAAAAACCTATTGTACAATTCACTATAAATGAAAATTATGTCAACAGTCTACCGAAAGAAGAGTCTGATAAAGTCATCAATCATGCCATACACTACCTCCATCAAAACTGCAGTGATTTCTGTACTATTATTACAGAAAGACTTCCTTTTGCTTATCAACACAGACAGCATTCTGGTGTGTCTAAATTCCTTATTGGTTGTGTAATCTTACTCAGCAGTTTAAGTATTGTTGCTCTTGCGAGCCTCTATCTTGGTTGGCACGCCTACGAGAGAGTTTCTCCTGAACCTAAAAAAATAAAACGAGGCATAAATATAACAAAGCTGGTAGAGATTATACAAAAAGAACCCCCAGAAAAAATCGCCCTTATCCTTTCGTATTTGGATCCGAAAAAAGCTGAAATACTTTTAAGCAGACTCCCGGAAAATCTACGAAACCGCGTACTTAAGTATAAACTTTAA
- a CDS encoding NifU family protein: MTIPFQPIAFWATLSKKVMKKFLTPYCAGMFSEEEAAAKDAHLIIGRQGHRLIGNCVFLYWLVDKTNGKILDAKFQYFGHPYLIPLAETICNLVVNKSYADAYKITLDDIDQSLRTHQHQAALPPDSLPLYHLIIDALDIAIEQCLNIPLEDGSLPLQESPINLDFEDANPYTQEDWEELPAEKKLQILHSIIEQKINPYVAMDGGEVAIETLEDNLVTIAYSGNCSGCLSSVGTTLNSIGQLLKAYVYPELQIKVNEDSLNFSTSL, translated from the coding sequence ATGACCATTCCCTTTCAACCCATTGCTTTTTGGGCAACTCTTTCTAAAAAAGTAATGAAAAAATTCCTTACACCTTATTGTGCTGGAATGTTTTCTGAAGAAGAGGCAGCAGCAAAAGATGCTCATCTCATCATAGGAAGACAAGGCCACCGGTTGATAGGAAACTGTGTTTTTCTTTACTGGCTTGTTGACAAAACCAATGGAAAAATCCTCGATGCAAAATTTCAATATTTTGGACACCCTTATCTCATTCCTTTAGCAGAAACTATTTGCAACCTTGTTGTGAATAAAAGCTATGCTGACGCTTATAAGATTACCCTCGATGATATTGACCAATCTTTACGCACCCATCAGCATCAGGCTGCTCTCCCCCCCGATAGTCTTCCTCTATACCATCTCATTATTGATGCCCTTGATATCGCAATCGAACAATGTTTGAATATTCCTCTTGAAGATGGCTCTTTACCATTGCAAGAGTCCCCAATCAATCTCGATTTTGAAGACGCCAATCCTTATACTCAAGAAGATTGGGAAGAGCTACCTGCAGAAAAGAAACTCCAAATCTTACACTCAATAATAGAACAGAAAATTAATCCTTATGTTGCTATGGATGGTGGTGAAGTTGCCATAGAAACTTTAGAGGATAATCTTGTAACTATTGCATATTCTGGAAATTGTTCGGGATGCCTATCCTCCGTAGGAACTACATTAAATTCCATAGGACAACTCCTAAAAGCCTATGTTTATCCAGAGCTACAAATCAAAGTAAATGAAGACTCTCTAAACTTTTCAACATCTCTATGA
- a CDS encoding aminotransferase class V-fold PLP-dependent enzyme produces the protein MEKPQIRKISRTLWLNNQQAIPPSEKVKDSYASYADLFSLMPSSALRLLREAEEDVRKLVGVTSSHMFHFVPHFPHIVRIIVSALLENSSVSQGRNHLILPTHDQQLFIDGICRRQGLAATYDWVTANHEGRIVKEHIIETLNSRTLLFSLSAAHGMLGVIQPIEQILNQCNDRGVLLHLDISDILGRAPLTPPMLEADIITFSATALGGIGSLGGMFIHKSLEPIFTPWFPEHRAGHLCFGSIAAMQTACQERFSALPLFTFNTLNLRKQLIQELKQACPSIQILFPEMENSLPNIFVAAIPNFPAESLAFLLHQQGIYPGLGYERFQSLAQVLQNCGVPPVLCHNALHFALTERSKDLNFAILTRALNASIKHLTPLLIHSP, from the coding sequence ATGGAAAAACCACAAATTCGAAAAATATCCAGGACTCTTTGGCTAAACAATCAGCAGGCTATTCCACCCTCTGAGAAAGTTAAAGACAGCTATGCCAGCTATGCAGATCTTTTTTCTTTAATGCCCTCATCAGCGTTACGACTCCTACGAGAAGCTGAGGAAGATGTGCGTAAGCTTGTTGGAGTGACAAGTTCTCACATGTTTCATTTTGTTCCTCATTTTCCCCATATTGTCAGGATTATTGTTTCAGCACTATTAGAAAACTCTTCAGTGTCTCAAGGGAGAAATCATCTTATTCTTCCTACTCATGATCAACAACTGTTTATTGATGGCATCTGTCGTCGTCAAGGATTAGCGGCTACTTATGATTGGGTAACAGCAAATCACGAAGGAAGAATTGTTAAAGAACATATTATAGAAACGCTAAATTCGCGTACGCTTCTATTTTCTCTATCTGCTGCGCATGGTATGCTTGGAGTCATTCAACCCATAGAACAAATTCTTAACCAATGTAACGACCGTGGTGTACTCCTTCATCTTGACATTTCGGATATCTTAGGACGTGCTCCTCTAACACCTCCCATGCTTGAAGCAGACATTATTACTTTTTCCGCAACTGCTCTTGGGGGAATCGGAAGTCTAGGGGGAATGTTCATCCATAAATCCTTGGAGCCTATTTTTACTCCTTGGTTTCCTGAACATCGCGCAGGACATCTTTGTTTTGGTTCTATAGCAGCGATGCAAACGGCTTGTCAAGAGCGATTCTCAGCACTTCCTCTGTTTACATTTAACACTTTAAACTTGCGTAAGCAATTGATTCAAGAGTTAAAACAAGCCTGTCCCTCTATTCAAATTTTATTTCCAGAGATGGAAAACTCCTTACCAAATATTTTTGTTGCTGCCATCCCTAATTTTCCTGCTGAGAGTCTAGCCTTCCTCCTCCATCAACAGGGGATTTACCCTGGCCTAGGCTATGAACGATTCCAATCCCTTGCACAAGTGCTGCAAAATTGTGGAGTCCCTCCCGTTCTTTGCCATAATGCTCTTCACTTTGCCCTTACGGAACGTAGTAAAGATTTAAACTTTGCTATATTAACGCGAGCTCTTAACGCTAGTATAAAACATTTAACTCCTTTACTGATTCATTCTCCATGA
- a CDS encoding 2,3-bisphosphoglycerate-dependent phosphoglycerate mutase: MTLLILLRHGQSVWNAKNLFTGWVDIPLSQKGIEEAIAAGKLLQDLPIDCIFTSTLVRSLMTALLAMMVHRSGKIPYIVHEDPEYCHMTAIHSKTTEETMIPLYRSSALNERMYGELQGKNKQEVAEEFGDQQVHLWRRSYKVAPPQGESLFDTKQRTLPYFKTTILPKVQNSKNIFISAHGNSLRSLIMDIEKLSEEEVLSLELPTGKPIVYLWKNHKFEKYPGLFG; encoded by the coding sequence ATGACTCTTCTTATTTTATTACGCCATGGTCAGTCCGTATGGAACGCAAAAAATCTATTTACTGGATGGGTAGATATTCCTCTGAGCCAAAAAGGAATTGAAGAAGCTATTGCTGCGGGAAAGCTTCTTCAAGATTTGCCTATAGATTGCATATTTACCTCTACATTAGTGCGGAGTTTAATGACTGCCCTTCTTGCCATGATGGTTCACCGTTCTGGGAAAATTCCTTACATCGTTCATGAGGATCCTGAATATTGTCACATGACAGCAATTCATAGCAAAACTACAGAGGAGACGATGATCCCTCTCTACCGTTCTAGTGCTCTTAATGAAAGAATGTACGGGGAACTTCAAGGGAAAAATAAGCAAGAAGTTGCTGAGGAATTTGGCGATCAGCAAGTCCATCTCTGGAGGCGTAGTTACAAAGTCGCTCCTCCTCAAGGAGAAAGTCTATTTGACACAAAACAACGTACACTGCCTTATTTCAAAACTACTATACTTCCTAAGGTGCAGAATTCAAAAAATATATTTATCTCCGCCCATGGGAATTCTCTGCGCTCTTTAATTATGGATATAGAAAAATTAAGTGAAGAAGAGGTACTCTCTTTAGAGTTGCCTACAGGCAAGCCCATTGTATATTTATGGAAAAACCACAAATTCGAAAAATATCCAGGACTCTTTGGCTAA
- a CDS encoding pseudouridine synthase: MTKVRLNKFLASAGIASRRKCDEIIFSGRVTVNGCVAEGPFILIDERQDKVKVGNEYIHSMKKVYFMVHKPLGYLCSSEKKFPGTKLVIDLFAHLPYRVFTIGRLDKETSGLILVTNDGEFANKVIHPSYGLTKEYLLKVNREITAKDLENIMKGTRIDGKHIRPILVTKIRRGTLKIIVNEGKKHEIRLLADTAGLPILELKRIRIGSLVLGGLRYGEYRELTDAEVLTYTST, translated from the coding sequence ATGACGAAAGTTCGTCTTAATAAATTTTTAGCTTCTGCAGGAATTGCTTCGCGTAGAAAATGCGATGAAATTATCTTTTCAGGAAGAGTTACTGTAAATGGTTGTGTAGCTGAAGGACCTTTTATTCTCATAGATGAAAGACAGGATAAAGTTAAGGTTGGTAATGAATATATTCATAGTATGAAAAAAGTTTATTTCATGGTGCATAAGCCTTTGGGATATCTATGTTCATCTGAAAAAAAGTTCCCAGGAACAAAATTGGTTATAGATCTCTTTGCGCATTTGCCGTACCGTGTATTTACCATAGGGCGTTTAGATAAGGAAACATCAGGACTAATTTTAGTTACGAATGACGGGGAATTTGCTAACAAAGTGATTCATCCTTCTTATGGTCTTACCAAGGAATACTTGTTAAAGGTCAACCGTGAGATTACAGCAAAAGATCTTGAAAATATCATGAAAGGGACAAGGATTGACGGGAAGCATATTCGTCCTATATTAGTGACTAAAATTCGTCGGGGGACTTTAAAGATTATTGTGAATGAAGGGAAGAAACATGAAATCCGCTTACTTGCTGACACTGCAGGTCTTCCTATTCTAGAGTTAAAACGAATTCGCATAGGCAGCTTGGTTTTAGGAGGTTTGCGTTATGGCGAATATCGCGAACTGACAGATGCTGAAGTGCTTACTTATACTTCTACATAA
- a CDS encoding biotin--[acetyl-CoA-carboxylase] ligase, translated as MKVIHYEIEKTPSTNDIAKEYMHLWNPYALTVISTHYQTHGRGTFGKTWSSSRGDILNTLCFFITDPDIDAVRLFRLGTKAVIALTQDLGISGATIKWPNDVVVQGKKLSGILSETIPAQGFLGIALGIAINGNTSAETLANVGQPATSLQELLGHSIDVEASQKRLIHHMLCILKKNLATILPIKFNHGEI; from the coding sequence ATGAAAGTTATTCATTACGAAATAGAAAAAACTCCCTCTACTAATGATATAGCAAAAGAATATATGCATCTTTGGAATCCTTATGCATTGACAGTAATTTCTACTCATTATCAAACTCATGGCAGAGGCACATTTGGTAAGACCTGGAGTTCCTCCAGGGGAGATATTCTTAATACATTATGTTTTTTTATTACTGATCCTGATATTGATGCGGTTCGTTTATTTCGTCTTGGGACAAAGGCGGTAATTGCTCTCACTCAGGATTTGGGAATTTCTGGAGCGACTATAAAATGGCCAAATGATGTTGTTGTTCAAGGCAAAAAGCTTTCCGGTATATTGAGTGAGACTATTCCCGCACAAGGTTTTCTTGGGATCGCTCTTGGGATCGCCATTAATGGCAATACATCTGCAGAAACACTTGCTAATGTAGGACAACCTGCAACCTCACTCCAAGAACTCCTTGGCCATTCCATAGATGTGGAAGCAAGCCAAAAGCGTTTGATTCATCATATGCTTTGCATTTTGAAGAAAAATTTAGCAACGATTTTACCGATTAAATTCAATCACGGGGAAATTTAA
- a CDS encoding FtsW/RodA/SpoVE family cell cycle protein, whose protein sequence is MGNSKYFRYVNFWVFIVIVLLMIFSIIVISSMDPSTMLVTSSKGLLTSKSIMQLRHFFLGWLVFFACMCLDYHKLRTWIWLLYIFTILALIGLFFVPTVQNVHRWYRIPFIHLSVQPSEYSKLIVVIMLSYILDARKVDIASKTTAFIACVIVALPFFLILKEPDLGTALVLCPVTLTIFYLANVHPFLVKCCAILTGIGIVGSLLIFSGVVSHEKIKPYALKVVKEYQYERLNPSNHHQRASLIAIGLGGVKGRGWKSGEFAGRGWLPYGYTDSVFSALGEEFGLVGLFITLLLFYFLICFGCQTVAVAVDGFGKLLAGGITVYLSMHVMINISMMCGLLPITGVPLVLISYGGSSVISTMASLGILQSIYSRRFAKY, encoded by the coding sequence ATGGGGAACAGCAAATATTTTCGCTATGTGAATTTTTGGGTTTTTATTGTTATCGTCCTATTGATGATATTCAGTATTATTGTCATTTCCTCTATGGATCCTTCAACAATGTTAGTCACTTCTTCTAAAGGACTGTTGACAAGTAAAAGTATTATGCAACTCAGACATTTTTTCTTGGGGTGGCTTGTGTTTTTTGCTTGCATGTGTCTAGATTATCATAAACTAAGAACATGGATATGGCTACTCTATATTTTCACAATTCTCGCTCTTATAGGCCTTTTTTTCGTCCCCACGGTACAAAACGTACACAGATGGTATCGTATTCCCTTCATTCACCTGAGCGTACAGCCTTCAGAATATAGCAAACTTATTGTTGTAATCATGCTCAGTTATATCTTAGATGCTCGTAAAGTCGACATTGCTTCTAAAACTACCGCCTTTATTGCTTGTGTTATCGTTGCTCTTCCTTTTTTTTTAATTTTAAAAGAACCAGATTTAGGGACAGCTTTAGTTTTATGTCCTGTAACATTGACGATCTTTTATCTCGCTAATGTTCATCCTTTCCTAGTAAAATGTTGTGCAATTCTTACAGGTATAGGAATTGTAGGTTCTTTATTGATTTTCTCAGGAGTGGTCTCTCATGAGAAAATTAAGCCCTATGCACTTAAGGTTGTCAAAGAATATCAATATGAACGGCTCAATCCCTCGAACCATCACCAACGTGCTTCTTTAATTGCTATAGGACTTGGAGGAGTAAAAGGACGTGGATGGAAATCAGGAGAATTTGCAGGCCGTGGTTGGCTACCTTACGGATATACAGATTCTGTATTTTCTGCTTTAGGAGAGGAATTTGGTTTGGTAGGTCTCTTTATTACTCTTTTACTTTTTTACTTTCTTATCTGTTTTGGTTGTCAGACCGTTGCTGTTGCTGTTGATGGCTTTGGCAAATTACTCGCTGGAGGTATCACTGTATACTTATCCATGCATGTGATGATCAATATTAGTATGATGTGTGGCTTGCTCCCCATTACAGGAGTGCCATTAGTCCTCATCTCATACGGAGGATCTTCGGTTATCTCAACCATGGCTTCGCTAGGAATTCTGCAAAGTATCTACAGTCGTCGCTTTGCTAAATACTGA
- a CDS encoding cation-translocating P-type ATPase, with translation MFSRLFSTPFSPEVLNTFFESGMTEDTSPMLSQQNRKLSHNLTLKASYVSLGTYVIALLSYWCGAPNLSNLFVIFTFFLAGTPALIKSLDDIRHKMVNIDILMTSAALGSIFIGGALEGSLLLVLFAISEALGQMVSGKAKSTLASLKRLAPTIGWIVLDNGNLQKIPVSKIQVGDIIRIKSGEVVPLDGEIVHGSSSVNLMHLTGEKVPKSCQLGSIIPAGAYNLEGSFDLRILRTGADSTITHIINLVIQAQNSKPHLQQRFDKYASIYVLTIFGIAAAIAILVPLFSSIPFLGPDSAFYRALAFLIAASPCALIIAIPIAYLSAVNACAKHGILLKGGVVLDRLVSCNAVVMDKTGTLTTGNLTCIRYDFFGPENPDLLPSILALEQSSSHPIAKAIVDYLTKQSIPSRPADRYLMVPGKGVQGFFQNKEAFVGKTEVALKALSPEYVEELKKRIHKAKQVGEICSLAYLGSSCVLFYFKDTPRPHATEIIQDLKNLGYPVCMLTGDHKISAENTARSLGISEVFSDLSPDDKLKKIRELAKERHILMVGDGINDAPALAQATVGIAMGEAGSATAIEAADVVLLHDALTALPWIIQKAKQTRKIVSQNLVLALSVILLVSWPASLGIIPLWLAVILHEGSTIIVGLNALRLLK, from the coding sequence GTGTTTTCTCGCTTATTCTCAACCCCTTTTTCTCCTGAAGTTTTAAATACTTTTTTTGAATCAGGGATGACAGAAGATACGAGTCCTATGTTGTCACAACAAAATCGCAAACTCAGCCATAATCTTACTTTAAAGGCTTCTTATGTATCTTTAGGGACTTATGTAATAGCGTTATTGAGCTATTGGTGTGGAGCTCCTAATCTCTCTAATCTTTTTGTGATTTTTACATTCTTTCTTGCTGGGACACCTGCATTGATTAAATCTTTAGACGACATTCGCCATAAAATGGTGAATATTGACATTTTAATGACTTCAGCAGCTTTAGGATCGATTTTTATTGGTGGAGCTTTAGAAGGATCTTTGCTTCTTGTTCTATTTGCAATTTCTGAAGCTTTAGGCCAAATGGTCTCTGGGAAAGCAAAAAGCACCTTAGCCTCTTTAAAACGACTTGCACCTACAATTGGTTGGATTGTCTTGGACAATGGAAATCTCCAAAAAATTCCTGTGAGTAAGATTCAGGTTGGGGATATCATTCGCATAAAAAGTGGTGAAGTCGTCCCCTTAGATGGGGAAATTGTCCATGGTTCTTCTTCTGTAAATCTCATGCATCTCACGGGGGAAAAAGTCCCCAAGTCCTGTCAGTTAGGCTCTATAATCCCTGCAGGTGCTTACAATTTGGAGGGAAGTTTTGACCTTCGGATATTACGAACAGGAGCGGATTCTACGATTACGCATATTATAAATTTGGTGATTCAAGCGCAAAATTCCAAACCCCATTTGCAACAACGGTTCGATAAGTATGCTTCCATTTACGTACTTACTATTTTTGGGATTGCAGCTGCCATTGCGATTTTAGTTCCTCTATTTTCTTCTATTCCTTTCTTAGGGCCTGACAGTGCTTTTTATCGTGCATTAGCTTTTCTGATTGCTGCTTCTCCATGTGCTCTAATTATTGCTATTCCTATTGCGTATTTAAGTGCAGTCAATGCGTGTGCTAAACACGGGATTCTCCTTAAAGGTGGGGTAGTTTTAGATCGTTTAGTTTCCTGTAATGCTGTAGTTATGGATAAAACAGGGACACTCACTACAGGAAATCTTACTTGTATACGTTATGATTTCTTTGGTCCCGAAAATCCGGATCTTCTCCCCTCAATATTAGCTTTAGAACAGTCTTCATCCCATCCTATTGCCAAAGCTATTGTGGACTATTTAACAAAGCAAAGTATACCTTCGCGTCCTGCGGATCGTTATCTTATGGTTCCAGGTAAGGGGGTGCAGGGATTTTTTCAAAATAAAGAAGCTTTTGTAGGGAAAACAGAGGTTGCTTTAAAGGCGCTTTCTCCTGAGTATGTTGAAGAACTTAAAAAACGAATTCATAAAGCTAAACAGGTTGGGGAAATTTGTTCTTTAGCATATCTCGGCTCTTCCTGTGTTTTATTTTATTTTAAGGATACGCCGCGTCCTCATGCCACTGAAATCATTCAGGATCTTAAAAATCTAGGATATCCTGTCTGTATGCTCACTGGGGATCACAAAATTAGCGCAGAAAATACAGCACGTTCTTTAGGAATTTCGGAAGTTTTTTCTGACCTTTCTCCCGATGACAAATTAAAGAAAATACGCGAGCTTGCTAAAGAACGCCATATCCTGATGGTTGGTGATGGAATCAATGATGCACCTGCTTTAGCACAAGCTACTGTAGGAATTGCTATGGGGGAGGCAGGAAGTGCTACTGCTATAGAAGCTGCTGATGTTGTCCTTCTACACGATGCTTTGACTGCATTACCTTGGATTATTCAAAAAGCAAAGCAAACAAGAAAGATTGTTTCTCAGAACCTTGTTTTAGCTTTATCTGTGATTCTTTTAGTTTCCTGGCCGGCATCTTTAGGAATTATTCCTTTATGGCTAGCCGTTATTCTTCATGAAGGTAGTACGATTATTGTTGGGTTAAATGCTCTCCGTCTTCTGAAATAG
- a CDS encoding VIT1/CCC1 transporter family protein, with protein MNTNSNHFKSLTPGDHVKVIKDKHSICKGEPHTTAKGFFYHLASNAVATGVFLFFIRTLFFLIPTNYMTQVKMLVSLGLGWIFYHGCLTARKAWAYMELSHRSMLQEKEEIENHLDQEKAELRVIFTHQGFKDSLLEEMIDYVSSDTTLLLDTMIRNELGIHKEDFPHPLVQGGTCMLGGFLGFILFLPLVICVSYTLSGILTAIVIIILSIIKAKILENDSITEFVWMLGIFLTAISIVCSLIKFL; from the coding sequence ATGAATACAAATTCTAACCATTTTAAATCTCTTACTCCAGGTGATCATGTAAAAGTAATTAAAGATAAACATAGTATCTGTAAGGGGGAGCCTCATACTACAGCGAAAGGTTTTTTTTACCATTTAGCCAGCAATGCTGTAGCAACAGGTGTTTTTCTTTTTTTCATTCGCACTCTATTTTTCCTCATTCCCACGAATTACATGACTCAAGTCAAAATGCTGGTATCTTTAGGTCTAGGCTGGATATTTTATCATGGCTGTCTTACAGCTAGGAAGGCTTGGGCCTATATGGAACTCTCCCATCGTTCTATGCTTCAAGAAAAGGAAGAAATTGAAAATCATTTAGACCAAGAAAAAGCAGAACTCCGTGTGATCTTTACCCATCAGGGATTTAAAGATTCTCTACTTGAAGAAATGATAGACTATGTTAGTTCTGACACGACGTTGTTATTAGATACCATGATTCGTAACGAACTTGGTATTCACAAGGAAGATTTCCCTCATCCTCTTGTTCAGGGAGGCACCTGTATGCTGGGAGGTTTTCTTGGTTTTATCCTTTTTTTACCTTTGGTAATTTGTGTTAGCTATACTTTGTCGGGTATACTCACTGCCATTGTTATTATTATACTTTCCATTATTAAAGCAAAAATTTTAGAAAATGATTCAATTACTGAATTCGTTTGGATGCTAGGCATTTTCCTCACCGCAATAAGTATTGTCTGTTCTTTAATAAAATTTTTATAG
- the serS gene encoding serine--tRNA ligase, which translates to MLDIKIIRKTPKECEMRLRKKDPNISLQPILIMDKKVRQLKTHSETLQAQRHALSQSIYKAKTAGLDLEVQQLVAQVEAITKDLTLLEKQLTEKDSQLQDMLAHLPNYPNDDAPVSPDKSGNVVIKSVGTLPTFSFTPKHHVDLNKRLNILDFKVAAKTTGSGWPAYKNSGVLLEWALLTYMLQKQMAHGFHLWLPPLLVKKEILFASGQIPKFDGQYYRVEDGEQYLYLIPTAEVVLNGFHSQEILNEQELPLYYAACTPCFRREAGAAGAHERGLVRVHQFHKVEMFAFTTPEQDDIAYAKMLNVVEEMLTELRLPYRLSLLSTGDMSFSASKTMDAEVWLPGQQAFYEVSSISQCTDFQSRRSRTRYKDSQGKHHFLHTLNGSGLATPRLLVAILENNQQQDSSVVIPEVLRPYMGGLEVLFPETS; encoded by the coding sequence ATGTTAGATATAAAAATAATACGCAAGACCCCTAAAGAATGCGAAATGCGTCTTCGTAAAAAAGATCCAAACATTTCTTTACAGCCCATCCTTATAATGGATAAGAAAGTACGTCAATTAAAAACACATTCTGAGACTTTACAAGCTCAGAGACATGCACTATCTCAGTCTATCTATAAAGCAAAAACCGCAGGTTTGGATCTAGAAGTACAGCAACTTGTTGCTCAAGTTGAGGCGATTACAAAGGATCTTACTCTTCTTGAGAAACAACTTACCGAGAAAGACTCTCAGCTTCAGGATATGCTTGCCCATCTTCCTAATTATCCTAATGATGATGCCCCTGTGTCTCCGGATAAATCTGGTAATGTAGTTATAAAAAGCGTGGGGACTCTTCCGACTTTTTCCTTCACTCCCAAGCATCATGTAGACCTCAATAAAAGGTTAAATATTCTAGACTTTAAGGTGGCAGCAAAAACTACAGGATCAGGATGGCCTGCCTATAAGAATTCTGGGGTGTTATTAGAATGGGCATTGCTTACCTACATGCTTCAAAAGCAAATGGCTCATGGTTTTCATCTGTGGCTTCCTCCTTTATTAGTGAAAAAAGAAATATTATTTGCTTCTGGACAAATTCCGAAATTTGATGGGCAATATTACCGTGTTGAAGATGGGGAACAATATTTATATCTGATTCCTACTGCAGAGGTAGTTCTCAACGGTTTTCACAGTCAAGAAATTTTGAATGAGCAAGAGCTTCCCCTTTACTATGCAGCATGTACTCCTTGTTTCCGTAGAGAAGCTGGAGCTGCAGGTGCTCATGAACGAGGCCTTGTACGTGTTCATCAATTCCATAAGGTAGAAATGTTTGCCTTTACAACGCCAGAACAAGATGATATTGCTTATGCAAAAATGTTAAACGTTGTTGAGGAAATGCTTACGGAATTAAGGCTCCCCTATCGCCTTTCTTTACTCTCTACAGGAGACATGTCTTTTTCTGCGTCCAAAACTATGGATGCTGAAGTTTGGCTCCCGGGGCAACAGGCATTTTATGAAGTTTCTTCGATTTCCCAATGTACAGATTTTCAATCCCGACGATCTAGAACACGATATAAAGATAGTCAAGGGAAACATCATTTTCTTCATACCCTGAATGGCTCAGGACTAGCGACTCCTCGTCTCCTTGTGGCTATTTTAGAAAACAATCAACAACAAGATAGTTCTGTGGTCATTCCTGAAGTGTTACGTCCTTATATGGGAGGACTTGAGGTCCTTTTCCCTGAAACTTCTTAA